The Microcebus murinus isolate Inina chromosome 4, M.murinus_Inina_mat1.0, whole genome shotgun sequence genome has a segment encoding these proteins:
- the KMT2A gene encoding histone-lysine N-methyltransferase 2A isoform X1: MAHSCRWRFPARPGTTGGGGGGGRRGLGGAPRQRVPALLLPPGPPVGGGGPGAPPSPPAVAAAAAAGSSGAGVPGGAAAASAASSSSASSSSSSSSSASSGPALLRVGPGFDAALQVSAAIGTNLRRFRAVFGESGGGGGSGELTTQIPCSWRTKGLIHDKKTEPFRLLAWSWCLNDEQFLGFGSDEEVRVRSPTRSPSVKTSPRKPRGRPRSGSDRNSAILSDPSVFSPLNKSETKSGDKIKKKDSKSIEKKRGRPPTFPGVKIKITHGKDISELPKGNKEDSLKKIKRTPSATFQQATKIKKLRAGKLSPLKSKFKTGKLQIGRKGVQIVRRRGRPPSTERIKTPSGLLLNSELEKPQKVRKDKEGTPPLTKEDKTVVRQSPRRIKPVRIIPSSKRTDATIAKQLLQRAKKGAQKKIEKEAAQLQGRKVKTQVKNIRQFIMPVVSAISSRIIKTPRRFIEDEDYDPPIKIARLESTPNSRFSATSCGSSEKSSAASQHSSQMSSDSSRSSSPSVDTSTDSQASEEIQVLPEERSDTPEVHTPLPISQSPETESNDRRSRRYSVSERSFGSRATKKLSTLQSAPQQQTSSSPPPPLLTPPPPLQPASSISDHTPWLMPPTIPLASPFLPASAAPMQGKRKSILREPTFRWTSLKHSRSEPQYFSSAKYAKEGLIRKPIFDNFRPPPLTPEDVGFASGFSTSGTAASARLFSPLHSGTRFDMHKRSPLLRAPRFTPSEAHSRIFESVTLPSNRTSAGTSSSGVSNRKRKRKVFSPIRSEPRSPSHSMRTRSGRLSTSELSPLTPTSSVSSSLSISVSPLATSALNPTFTFPSHSLTQSGESAEKNQRPRKHTSAPAEPFSSSSPTPLFPWFTPGSQTERGRNKDKAPEELSKDRDADKSVEKDKSRERDREREKENKRESRKEKRKKGSEIQSSSALYPVGRVSKEKVVGEDVATSSSAKKATGRKKSSSLDSGTDVASVTLGDTTAVKTKILIKKGRGNLEKTNLDLGPTAPSLEKEKTLCLSTPSSSTVKHSTSSIGSMLAQADKLPMTDKRVASLLKKAKAQLCKIEKSKSLKQTDQPKAQGQESDSSETSVRGPRIKHVCRRAAVALGRKRAVFPDDMPTLSALPWEEREKILSSMGNDDKSSIAGSEDAEPLAPPIKPIKPVTRNKAPQEPPVKKGRRSRRCGQCPGCQVPEDCGVCTNCLDKPKFGGRNIKKQCCKMRKCQNLQWMPSKAYLQKQAKAVKKKEKKSKTSEKKESKESNVVKNVVDSSQKPAPSTREDPAPKKSSSEPPPRKPIEEKSEEGNASAPGPESKQVTTPASRKSSKQVSQPAPVIPPQPPSTGPPRKEVPKTTPSEPKKKQPPPPESGSEQSKQKKVAPRPSIPVKQKPKEKEKPPPINKPENAGTLNILSTLSNGNSSKQKIPADGVHRIRVDFKEDCEAENVWDMGGLGILTSVPITPRVVCFLCASSGHVEFVYCQVCCEPFHKFCLEENERPLEDQLENWCCRRCKFCHVCGRQHQATKQLLECNKCRNSYHPECLGPNYPTKPTKKKKVWICTKCVRCKSCGSTTPGKGWDAQWSHDFSLCHDCAKLFAKGNFCPLCDKCYDDDDYESKMMQCGKCDRWVHSKCENLSGTEDEMYEILSNLPESVAYTCVNCTERHPAEWRLALEKELQISLKQVLTALLNSRTTSHLLRYRQAAKPPDLNPETEESIPSRSSPEGPDPPVLTEVSKQDDQQPLDLEGVKRKMDQGNYMSVLEFSDDIVKIIQAAINSDGGQPEIKKANSMVKSFFIRQMERVFPWFSVKKSRFWEPNKVSSNSGMLPNAVLPPSLDHNYAQWQEREENSHTEQPPLMKKIIPAPKPKGPGEPDSPTPLHPPTPPILSTDRSREDSPELNPPPGIEDNRQCALCLTYGDDSANDAGRLLYIGQNEWTHVNCALWSAEVFEDDDGSLKNVHMAVIRGKQLRCEFCQKPGATVGCCLTSCTSNYHFMCSRAKNCVFLDDKKVYCQRHRDLIKGEVVPENGFEVFRRVFVDFEGISLRRKFLNGLEPENIHMMIGSMTIDCLGILNDLSDCEDKLFPIGYQCSRVYWSTTDARKRCVYTCKIVECRPPVIEPDINSTVQHDENRTIAHSPTSFTESSSKDSQNTAEIVSPPSPDRPHAQTSGSCYYHVISKVPRIRTPSYSPTQRSPGCRPLPSAGSPTPTTHEIVTVGDPLLSSGLRSIGSRRHSTSSLSPQRSKLRIMSPMRTGNTYSRNSVSSVSTIGTATDLESSAKAVDHVLGPLSSNTNLGQNTPTSSNLQRTVVTGGTKTSHLDGSSSSEMKQSSTSDLAFKSSSLKGDKTKMLSSKHSEGSAHNVAYPGIPKLASQVHNTTSAELNVGKIGTFAESSSVPFSSKEALSFPQLHLRGQRNDRDQHTDLTQSANPSPDEDTEVKTLKLSGMSNRSSIINEHVGSSSRDRRQKGKKSGKETFKEKHSSKSFLEPGQVTTGEEGNLKPEFGDEVLTPEFLGQRPCNNISSDKIGDKALSIPGVPKAPPMQIEGSGKELQAPRKRTVKVTLTPLKMESESQSKSALKESSPASPLQIESASPTEPISASESPGNGPVAQPSPNNTSSQDSQSNNYQNLPVQDRNLMLPDGPKPQEDGSFKRRYPRRSARARSNMFFGLTPLYGVRSYGEEDIPFYSSSTGKKRGKRSAEGQVDGADDLSTSDEDDLYYYNFTRTVISSGGEERLASHNLFREEEQCDLPKISQLDGVDDGTESDTSVTATTRKSSQIPKRNGKENGTENLKIDRPEDAGEKEHVIKSSVGHKNEPKMDNCHPVTRVKTQGQDSLEAQLSSLESSRRVHTSTPSDKNLLDTYNTELLKSDSDNNNSDDCGNILPSDIMDFVLKNTPSMQALGESPESSSSELLNLGEGLDLDSNREKDMGLFGVFSQQLPTTETVDSSVSSSISAEEQFELPLELPSDLSVLTTRSPTVPSQNPSRLAVISDSGEKRVTITEKSVASSEGDPALLSPGVDPTPEGHMTPDHFIQGHMDADHISSPCGSVEQGHGNNQDLTRNSSTPGLQVPVSPTVPIQNQKYVPNSTDSPGPSQISNAAVQTTPPHLKPATEKLIVVNQNMQPLYVLQTLPNGVTQKIQLTSSVSSTPSVMETNTSVLGPMGSGLTLTTGLNPSLPASQSLFPPASKGLLPMSHHQHLHSFPAATQSSFPPNISNPPSGLLIGVQPPPDPQLLVSEASQRTDLSTTVATPSSGLKKRPISRLQTRKNKKLAPSSTPSNIAPSDVVSNMTLINFTPSQLSSHPNLLDLGSLNTSSHRTVPNIIKRSKSGIMYFEQAPLLPQSVGGTAATAAGTSTISQDTSHLTSGPVSALASGSSVLNVVSMPTTTTPTSSASVPGHVTLTNPRLLGTPDIGSISNLLIKASQQSLGVQEQPVALPPSSGMFPQMGTSQTPSTAAMTAASSICVLPSTQTTGITTASPSGEAEEHYHLQHVNQLLASKTGILSSQRDLDSTSGPQVSNFTQTVDAPGSLGLEQNKALSSAMQASSSSPGSSPSSGQQSASPSVPGPTKPKPKIKRIQLPLDKGNGKKHKVSHLPTSSSEAHIPDQEANTTSLTSVTGTPGPEAEQQDTASVEQSSQKESGQPAGQVAVPPEIQATQNPANEQENTEPKTVEEDESNFSSPLMLWLQQEQKRKESIAERKPKKGLVFEISSDDGFQICAESIEGEWIKLG; this comes from the exons GATGAGCAGTTCTTAGGTTTTGGCTCAGATGAAGAAGTCAGAGTGCGAAGTCCCACAAGGTCTCCTTCAG TTAAAACTAGTCCTCGAAAGCCTCGTGGGAGACCTAGAAGTGGCTCTGACCGAAATTCAGCCATCCTCTCAGATCCATCTGTGTTTTCCCCTCTAAATAAATCAGAGACCAAATCTGGAGATAAGATCAAGAAGAAAGATTctaaaagtatagaaaagaagagaggaagacctcccaccttccctggagtaaaaatcaaaataacacaTGGAAAGGACATTTCCGAGTTACCAAAGGGAAACAAAGAAGATagcctgaaaaaaattaaacggACACCTTCTGCTACGTTTCAGCAAgctacaaagattaaaaaattaagagcagGTAAACTCTCTCCTCTCAAGTCTAAGTTTAAGACAGGGAAGCTTCAAATAGGAAGGAAGGGGGTACAGATTGTACGCCGACGAGGAAGGCCTCCATCAACAGAAAGGATAAAGACGCCTTCGGGTCTCCTCCTTAATTCTGAACTGGAAAAGCCCCAGAAGGTCCGGAAAGACAAAGAAGGAACACCTCCACTCACAAAAGAAGATAAGACAGTTGTCAGACAAAGCCCTCGAAGGATTAAGCCAGTTAGGATTATTCCTTCTTCTAAAAGGACAGATGCAACAATTGCTAAGCAACTCTTGCAGAGGGCAAAAAAGGGGGctcaaaagaaaattgaaaaagaagcaGCTCAGCTGCAAGGAAGAAAGGTGAAGACACAGGTCAAAAATATCCGGCAGTTCATCATGCCTGTTGTCAGTGCTATCTCCTCACGGATCATTAAAACCCCTCGGCGGTTTATAGAGGATGAGGATTATGACCCTCCAATTAAAATTGCCCGATTAGAGTCTACACCGAACAGTAGATTCAGTGCCACATCCTGTGGATCTTCTGAAAAATCAAGTGCAGCTTCTCAGCACTCCTCTCAAATGTCTTCAGACTCCTCCCGATCTAGTAGTCCCAGCGTTGATACCTCCACAGATTCTCAGGCCTCTGAGGAGATTCAGGTACTTCCTGAAGAGCGGAGCGATACCCCTGAAGTTCATACTCCACTGCCTATTTCCCAGTCCCCAGAAACCGAGAGTAATGACAGGAGAAGCAGAAGGTATTCTGTGTCAGAGAGAAGTTTTGGATCCAGAGCAACTAAAAAATTATCAACTCTTCAAAGTGCCCCCCAGCAGCAGacctcctcctctccacctccacctctgcTTACTCCACCCCCACCATTACAGCCAGCCTCCAGCATCTCTGACCACACACCTTGGCTTATGCCTCCAACAATCCCCTTAGCATCACCATTTTTGCCTGCTTCTGCTGCTCCCATGCAAGGGAAGCGAAAATCTATTTTGCGAGAACCGACGTTTAGGTGGACTTCCTTAAAGCATTCTAGGTCAGAGCCACAATACTTTTCCTCAGCAAAGTATGCCAAAGAAGGTCTTATTCGCAAACCAATATTTGATAATTTCCGACCCCCTCCACTAACTCCCGAGGATGTTGGCTTTGCGTCTGGTTTTTCTACGTCTGGTACTGCTGCTTCAGCCCGATTGTTTTCGCCACTCCATTCTGGAACGAGGTTTGATATGCACAAAAGGAGCCCTCTTCTGAGAGCTCCAAGATTTACTCCAAGTGAGGCTCACTCTAGAATATTTGAGTCTGTAACCTTGCCTAGTAATCGAACTTCTGCTGGAACGTCATCTTCAGGAGTAtctaatagaaaaaggaaaagaaaagtgtttAGTCCTATTCGATCTGAACCAAGATCTCCTTCTCATTCCATGAGAACAAGAAGTGGAAGGCTTAGTACTTCTGAGCTATCACCTCTCACCCCCAcgtcttctgtctcttcctcGTTAAGCATTTCTGTTAGTCCTCTTGCCACTAGTGCCTTAAACCCAACTTTTACTTTTCCATCTCATTCCCTGACTCAGTCTGGGGAATCTGCAGAGAAAAATCAGAGACCAAGGAAGCATACTAGTGCTCCAGCAGAGCCATTTTCATCAAGTAGTCCTACTCCTCTCTTCCCTTGGTTTACCCCAGGCTCTCAGACTgaaagagggagaaataaagacaaggCCCCTGAGGAGTTGTCCAAAGATCGAGATGCTGACAAGAGCGTGGAGAAGGACAAGAGTAGAGAGAGAGAccgagagagagaaaaagagaataagcgggagtcaaggaaagaaaaaaggaaaaagggatcAGAAATTCAGAGTAGTTCTGCTTTGTATCCTGTGGGTAGGGTTTCCAAAGAGAAGGTTGTTGGTGAAGATGTTGCCACTTCATCTTCCGCCAAAAAAGCAACAGGGCGGAAGAAGTCCTCATCACTTGATTCTGGGACTGATGTTGCTTCCGTGACTCTTGGGGATACAACAGCTGTCAAAACCAAAATCCTTataaagaaagggagaggaaatcTGGAAAAAACCAACTTGGACCTCGGCCCAACTGCCCCATCCCTGGAGAAGGAGAAAACCCTCTGCCTTTCCACTCCCTCATCTAGCACTGTTAAACATTCCACTTCCTCCATAGGCTCCATGTTGGCTCAGGCAGACAAGCTTCCCATGACTGACAAGAGGGTTGCCAGCCTCCTAAAAAAGGCCAAAGCCCAGCTCTGCAAGATTGAGAAGAGTAAGAGTCTTAAACAAACTGACCAGCCCAAAGCACAG GGTCAAGAAAGTGATTCATCAGAGACTTCTGTGCGAGGACCCCGGATTAAACATGTCTGCAGAAGAGCGGCTGTTGCCCTTGGCCGGAAAAGAGCTGTGTTTCCTGATGACATGCCCACCCTGAGTGCCTTACCATGGGAAGAACGAGAAAAGATATTGTCTTCCATGGGGAATGATG ATAAGTCATCCATTGCTGGCTCAGAAGATGCTGAACCCCTCGCTCCACCCATCAAACCAATTAAACCTGTCACCAGAAACAAGGCACCTCAGGAACCTCCAGTAAAGAAGGGACGGCGGTCGAGGCGTTGTGGGCAGTGTCCCGGCTGCCAGGTGCCTGAGGACTGTGGTGTTTGTACAAATTGCTTAGACAAGCCCAAGTTTGGTGGCCGTAATATAAAGAAGCAGTGCTGCAA GATGAGAAAATGTCAGAATCTACAATGGATGCCTTCCAAAGCCTACCTTCAGAAGCAAGCTAAAG ctgtgaaaaagaaagagaaaaagtctaAGACCAGtgaaaagaaagagagcaaagaGAGCAATGTTGTGAAGAATGTGGTAGACTCTAGTCAAAAACCTGCCCCATCAACAAGAGAGGATCCTGCCCCAAAGAAAAGCAGTAGTGAGCCTCCTCCACGAAAGCCCATTGAGGAAAAGAGTGAAGAAGGGAATGCCTCTGCCCCTGGGCCTGAATCTAAACAAGTCACCACTCCAGCTTCCAGGAAGTCCAGCAAGCAGGTCTCCCAGCCAGCACCAGTCATCCCCCCACAGCCACCTAGCACAGGACCACCAAGAAAAGAAGTTCCCAAGACCACTCCTAGTGAGCCCAAGAAAAAGCAGCCTCCACCACCAGAATCAG gTTCAGAgcaaagcaagcagaaaaaagTGGCTCCCCGCCCAAGTATCCctgtaaaacaaaaaccaaaagaaaag GAAAAACCACCTCCCATCAATAAGCCTGAGAATGCAGGCACTTTGAACATCCTCAGCACTCTCTCCAATGGCAATAGTTCTAAGCAAAAAATCCCAGCAGATGGGGTCCACAGGATCAGAGTGGACTTTAAG GAGGATTGTGAAGCAGAAAACGTGTGGGATATGGGAGGCTTAGGAATCTTGACCTCTGTTCCTATAACACCCAGAGTGGTTTGCTTTCTCTGTGCCAGTAGTGGGCATGTAGAG TTTGTGTATTGCCAAGTCTGTTGTGAACCGTTCCATAAGTTTTGTTTAGAGGAGAACGAGCGCCCCCTGGAGGACCAGCTGGAAAACTGGTGTTGTCGTCGCTGCAAGTTCTGTCATGTTTGTGGAAGACAACATCAGGCTACAAAG cagctaCTGGAGTGTAATAAGTGCCGAAACAGCTATCACCCTGAGTGCCTGGGACCAAACTACCCCACCAAacccacaaagaaaaagaaagtttgg atCTGTACCAAGTGTGTTCGCTGTAAGAGCTGTGGGTCCACAACCCCAGGCAAAGGGTGGGATGCACAGTGGTCTCATGATTTCTCACTGTGCCATGATTGTGCCAAACTCTTTGCTAAAG GAAACTTCTGCCCTCTCTGTGACAAAtgttatgatgatgatgactatGAGAGTAAGATGATGCAATGTGGGAAGTGTGATCGCTGGGTCCATTCCAAATGTGAGAATCTTTCAGGTACAGAAG ATGAGATGTATGAGATTCTATCTAATCTGCCAGAAAGTGTGGCCTACACTTGTGTGAACTGTACTGAGCGGCACCCTGCAGAATGGCGACTGGCCCTTGAAAAAGAACTACAGATTTCTCTGAAGCAAGTTCTGACAGCCTTGTTGAATTCTCGGACTACCAGCCATTTGTTACGCTACCGGCAG GCTGCCAAGCCTCCGGACTTAAATCCCGAGACAGAGGAGAGTATACCTTCCCGCAGCTCCCCAGAAGGACCTGATCCACCAGTTCTGACTGAGGTCAGCAAGCAGGATGATCAACAGCCTTTAGATCTGGAAGGAGTCAAGAGGAAAATGGACCAAGGGAACTACATGTCTGTG TTGGAGTTCAGTGATGATATTGTGAAGATTATTCAAGCAGCCATTAATTCAGATGGAGGCCAGCCAGAGATTAAAAAAGCCAACAGCATGGTCAAGTCCTTCTTTATTCGG caaATGGAACGTGTTTTTCCATGGTTCAGTGTCAAAAAGTCCAGGTTTTGGGAGCCAAATAAAGTATCAAGCAA CAGTGGGATGTTACCAAACGCAGTGCTTCCACCTTCACTTGACCATAATTATGCTCAGTGGCAGGAGCGAGAGGAAAACAGCCACACTGAGCAGCCTCCTTTAATGAAGAAAATCATTCCAGCTCCCAAACCCAAAGGGCCTGGAGAACCAGACTCACCAACTCCTCTGCATCCTCCTACACCACCAATTTTGA GTACTGATAGGAGTCGAGAAGATAGTCCAGAGTTGAACCCACCCCCTGGCATAGAAGATAACAGACAATGTGCATTATGTTTGACTTATGGTGATGACAGTGCTAAT gatGCTGGCCGTTTGCTGTACATTGGCCAAAATGAGTGGACACATGTAAATTGTGCTTTGTGGTCAGCAGAAGTGTTTGAAGATGATGATGGATCACTAAAGAATGTGCATATGGCTGTGATCAGGGGCAAGCAGCTG AGATGTGAATTCTGCCAAAAGCCAGGAGCCACGGTGGGTTGCTGTCTCACATCCTGTACCAGCAACTATCACTTCATGTGTTCCCGAGCCAAGAACTGTGTTTTTCTGGATGATAAAAAAGTGTATTGCCAACGACATCGGGATTTGATCAAAGGCGAA GTGGTTCCTGAGAATGGATTTGAAGTTTTTAGAAGAGTATTTGTGGACTTTGAAGGAATCAGCTTGAGAAGGAAGTTTCTCAATGGCTTGGAACCAGAAAATATCCACATGATGATTG GCTCTATGACAATTGACTGCTTAGGAATTCTGAATGATCTCTCTGACTGTGAAGATAAGCTCTTTCCTATTGGATATCA GTGTTCCAGGGTATACTGGAGCACCACAGATGCTCGCAAGCGCTGCGTGTATACGTGCAAGATAGTGGAGTGCCGTCCTCCAGTTATAGAGCCAGATATCAACAGCACTGTTCAACATGATGAAAATAGGACCATCGCCCATAGTCCAACATCTTTTACAG AAAGTTCATCTAAGGACAGTCAAAACACAGCCGAAATTGTAAGTCCTCCATCACCAGATCGACCTCATGCACAGACCTCTGGCTCCTGTTATTACCATGTCATCTCAAAGGTTCCTAGAATTCGGACACCCAGTTACTCTCCAACACAGAGATCCCCTGGCTGTCGGCCGTTGCCTTCTGCAG GAAGTCCTACCCCAACCACTCATGAAATAGTCACAGTGGGTGATCCCTTACTCTCCTCTGGACTTCGAAGCATTGGCTCCAGGCGTCACAGTACTTCTTCTTTGTCACCCCAGCGGTCCAAACTCCGGATAATGTCTCCAATGAGGACTGGGAATACTTATTCTAGGAATAGTGTTTCCTCAGTTTCCACCATTGGGACTGCCACAGATCTTGAGTCAAGTGCCAAAGCAGTCGATCATGTCTTAGGACCACTGAGTTCAAATACTAATTTAGGGCAGAACACTCCTACTTCTTCAAATTTGCAAAGGACAGTGGTTACTGGAGGGACTAAAACTAGTCACTTGGATGGATCTTCATCTTCAGAAATGAAGCAGTCCAGTACTTCAGACTTGGCATTTAAGAGCTCCTCTTTAAAGGGAGACAAGACCAAGATGCTGAGTTCCAAGCATTCAGAGGGATCTGCACACAATGTAGCTTACCCTGGAATTCCTAAACTGGCCTCACAGGTTCATAACACAACATCTGCAGAACTGAATGTTGGTAAAATCGGCACTTTTGCTGAATCCTCTTCGGTGCCCTTTTCTTCTAAAGAGGCCCTCTCTTTCCCACAGCTCCACCTGAGAGGGCAAAGGAATGATCGAGACCAACACACAGATCTTACTCAGTCAGCAAACCCTTCTCCAGATGAAGATACTGAAGTCAAAACCTTGAAACTATCTGGAATGAGCAACAGGTCATCCATTATCAATGAACATGTGGGATCTAGTTCCAGAGATAggagacagaaagggaaaaaatctgGTAAAGAAACTTTCAAAGAAAAGCATTCCAGTAAATCTTTTTTGGAACCTGGTCAGGTGACAACTGGTGAAGAAGGAAACCTAAAGCCAGAGTTTGGTGATGAGGTTTTGACTCCTGAGTTTCTGGGGCAACGACCTTGTAATAATATTTCTTCTGATAAGATTGGAGATAAAGCCCTTTCTATTCCAGGAGTCCCCAAAGCTCCACCCATGCAAATAGAAGGATCTGGCAAGGAATTACAGGCACCTCGGAAGCGCACAGTCAAAGTTACACTGACACCTCTAAAAATGGAAAGTGAGAGTCAATCCAAAAGTGCCCTGAAAGAAAGTAGTCCTGCTTCCCCTTTGCAAATAGAGTCAGCATCACCAACAGAACCAATTTCAGCCTCTGAAAGTCCAGGAAATGGTCCAGTGGCCCAACCAAGCCCCAATAATACCTCATCCCAGGATTCTCAAAGTAACAACTATCAGAATCTTCCAGTACAGGACAGAAACCTAATGCTTCCAGATGGTCCCAAACCTCAGGAGGATGGTTCTTTTAAGAGGAGATATCCCCGTCGCAGTGCCCGTGCACGTTCTAACATGTTCTTTGGACTTACCCCACTCTATGGAGTAAGATCCTATGGTGAAGAAGACATTCCATTCTATAGCAGCTCAACTGGGAAGAAGCGAGGCAAGAGATCAGCTGAAGGACAGGTGGATGGGGCTGATGACTTAAGCACTTCCGATGAAGACGACTTATACTATTACAATTTCACTAGAACAGTGATTTCTTCAGGTGGAGAGGAACGGCTGGCATCCCATAATTTATTTCGGGAGGAGGAACAATGTGATCTTCCAAAAATTTCACAATTGGATGGTGTTGATGATGGGACAGAGAGTGATACTAGTGTCACAGCCACAACAAGGAAAAGCAGCCAGATTCCAAAAAGAAATGGTAAAGAAAATGGAACGGAAAACTTAAAGATTGATCGACCTGAAGATGCTGGGGAAAAAGAACATGTCATTAAGAGTTCTGTTGGTCACAAAAATGAGCCAAAGATGGATAACTGCCACCCTGTAACCAGAGTTAAAACACAGGGACAAGATTCCTTGGAGGCTCAGCTCAGTTCATTGGAGTCAAGCCGCAGAGTCCACACAAGTACTCCATCAGACAAAAATTTACTGGACACCTACAATACTGAGCTCCTGAAATCAGACTCAGATAATAACAACAGTGATGACTGTGGGAATATCCTGCCTTCAGACATTATGGACTTTGTGCTAAAGAATACTCCCTCCATGCAGGCTTTGGGTGAGAGCCCAGAGTCATCTTCATCAGAACTCCTGAATCTTGGTGAAGGTTTGGATCTTGACAGTAATCGTGAAAAAGACATGGGTCTTTTTGGAGTATTTTCTCAGCAGCTGCCGACAACAGAAACTGTGGACAGTAGTGTCTCTTCCTCTATCTCAGCAGAGGAACAATTTGAGTTGCCTCTAGAGCTACCTTCTGATCTCTCTGTCCTGACCACCCGGAGTCCCACTGTCCCTAGCCAGAATCCTAGTAGACTCGCTGTAATCTCAGATTCAGGGGAGAAGAGAGTAACCATCACAGAAAAATCTGTAGCCTCCTCTGAAGGTGACCCAGCACTGCTGAGTCCAGGGGTAGATCCAACTCCAGAAGGCCACATGACTCCTGATCATTTTATCCAAGGACACATGGATGCAGACCACATCTCCAGCCCTTGTGGTTCAGTGGAGCAAGGTCATGGCAACAATCAGGATTTAACTAGAAACAGTAGTACCCCTGGTCTTCAGGTACCTGTTTCCCCTACTGTTCCTATCCAGAACCAGAAGTATGTGCCCAATTCTACTGATAGTCCTGGCCCATCACAGATTTCTAATGCAGCTGTCCAGACCACTCCACCCCACCTGAAACCAGCCACTGAGAAACTCATTGTCGTTAACCAGAATATGCAGCCACTTTATGTTCTCCAAACTCTTCCAAATGGAGTGACCCAAAAAATCCAATTGACCTCTTCTGTTAGTTCTACACCCAGTGTGATGGAGACAAATACTTCAGTATTGGGGCCCATGGGAAGTGGTCTCACCCTAACCACAGGACTAAATCCAAGCTTGCCAGCTTCTCAATCTTTGTTCCCTCCTGCTAGCAAAGGATTGCTCCCCATGTCTCATCACCAGCACTTACATTCCTTTCCTGCAGCTACTCAAAGTAGCTTCCCACCCAACATCAGCAACCCTCCTTCAGGCCTACTTATTGGGGTTCAGCCTCCTCCAGATCCCCAACTTTTGGTTTCAGAAGCAAGCCAGAGGACAGACCTCAGTACCACAGTAGCCACTCCATCCTCTGGACTCAAGAAAAGACCCATATCTCGTCTACAGACCCGAAAGAATAAAAAACTTGCTCCTTCTAGTACCCCTTCAAACATTGCCCCTTCCGATGTGGTTTCTAATATGACATTGATTAACTTCACACCCTCCCAGCTTTCAAGTCATCCCAATCTGTTGGATTTGGGGTCACTTAATACTTCATCTCACCGAACTGTCCCCAACATCATAAAAAGATCTAAATCTGGCATCATGTACTTTGAACAGGCACCCCTGTTACCACAAAGTGTGGGAGGAACTGCTGCCACAGCGGCGGGCACATCAACAATAAGCCAAGATACTAGCCACCTCACATCAGGGCCTgtgtctgccttggcctctggtTCCTCTGTCTTAAATGTTGTGTCCATGCCAACTACAACAACCCCCACAAGTAGTGCATCAGTTCCAGGACATGTCACCTTAACAAACCCAAGGTTGCTTGGTACCCCAGATATTGGCTCAATAAGCAATCTTTTAATCAAAGCTAGCCAGCAGAGCCTGGGAGTTCAGGAGCAGCCTGTGGCTTTACCACCAAGTTCAGGAATGTTCCCACAAATGGGGACATCACAGACTCCCTCTACTGCTGCAATGACAGCAGCATCTAGCATCTGTGTGCTCCCGTCTACTCAGACTACGGGCATAACAACTGCTTCACCCTCCGGGGAAGCAGAAGAACACTATCACCTTCAGCATGTAAACCAGCTCCTTGCCAGCAAAACTGGGATTCTCTCTTCCCAGCGTGATCTTGATTCTACTTCAGGGCCCCAAGTATCCAACTTCACCCAGACCGTAGATGCTCCCGGTAGCTTGGGGCTAGAGCAGAACAAGGCTTTATCCTCAGCTATGCAAGCCAGCTCATCCTCTCCTGGGAGCTCTCCATCCTCTGGACAGCAGTCAGCAAGCCCTTCAGTGCCAGGTCCCACTAAACCCAAACCAAAAATCAAGCGGATTCAGCTGCCTCTGGACAAAGGGAATGGCAAGAAGCACAAAGTTTCTCATTTGCCGACCAGTTCTTCTGAAGCACACATTCCAGACCAAGAAGCCAACACAACATCCCTGACCTCAGTCACAGG